The following are encoded together in the Sphingomicrobium clamense genome:
- a CDS encoding MAPEG family protein — translation MKPLLQPAAVLILWSMVMWAWLYATRIPAMRKAGIDLTDRHGGTGKDLDGNIPDKVQWKAHNYNHLMEQPTLFYAVVVILALLGDTSETTRQIAWDYVGLRILHSLIQALWNRTIVRWAIFMLASIALLLLSIRAVVGAFSA, via the coding sequence ATGAAACCGCTGCTGCAACCGGCTGCCGTCCTCATCCTCTGGTCGATGGTGATGTGGGCCTGGCTTTATGCCACCCGTATCCCGGCCATGCGCAAGGCCGGCATCGATCTCACCGACCGCCATGGCGGCACGGGAAAGGATCTCGACGGCAACATTCCCGACAAGGTCCAGTGGAAAGCGCATAACTACAACCACCTCATGGAGCAGCCGACGCTCTTCTATGCCGTGGTCGTGATCCTCGCCCTGCTCGGTGACACCAGCGAAACGACGCGGCAGATCGCCTGGGACTATGTCGGCCTGCGTATCCTCCACTCGTTGATCCAGGCGCTCTGGAACCGCACTATCGTGCGCTGGGCAATCTTCATGCTCGCCTCGATCGCGCTCCTGCTCCTCTCGATCCGCGCCGTCGTCGGCGCCTTCTCCGCTTAA
- a CDS encoding MAPEG family protein — MDFNPLLGPVVALACWTILMLLWFAAMLAPVLVKSWGKIPKGTRVRDIAELPGMVQWKNHNYMHLVEQPTIFYALVIALILMGDNNAINVTLAWGYVVFRVLHSLVQATVNKVEIRFLLFIASTLCLAGLAVHAGLEAAHHLA, encoded by the coding sequence ATGGACTTTAATCCGCTCCTCGGCCCGGTCGTGGCACTCGCCTGCTGGACCATCCTCATGCTGCTCTGGTTCGCCGCGATGCTGGCGCCGGTGCTGGTCAAGAGCTGGGGCAAGATCCCCAAAGGCACGCGCGTGCGCGACATCGCCGAACTGCCCGGCATGGTGCAGTGGAAAAACCACAATTACATGCACCTCGTCGAGCAGCCGACCATCTTCTACGCGCTGGTCATCGCGCTGATCCTGATGGGCGACAACAACGCGATCAACGTCACGCTCGCATGGGGCTATGTTGTCTTTCGCGTTCTGCACAGCCTCGTCCAGGCGACCGTCAACAAGGTGGAAATCCGCTTCCTCCTGTTCATCGCCTCGACGCTGTGCCTCGCAGGCCTAGCGGTCCACGCAGGGCTCGAAGCCGCCCATCATCTCGCCTAG
- a CDS encoding NAD(P)H-hydrate dehydratase: MTRTILTLEQMREAEQAAECSLGELMERAGEALAEAVALGSAPRAVLVLAGPGNNGGDGYVAARHLRDRGFDVRIAALADPKSDLAVDARTAWDGEVERLGDDTKPAPILIDCLFGTGLSRPLDDALAATLMRLAERAEFTIACDLPSGIETDSGALLSDVPEYDLTLALGALKPAHRLSPAMRHCGQVAVADIGIDAASDWFEIAEPVLPPARPEGHKYDRGLVQLLAGEMPGAIALAAKAAARSGAGYVRLFTSQPIEGLPDAIVQTDQGSVQDERIGCLLVGPGMGDIPVLITLALTAPKPIVFDADAIRHVGDPERLVGHDVILTPHEGELKALFGDIEGSKADRALVAAQRCQNVVVYKGADTLVAAPDGRLGFAPPAPSALATAGTGDVLSGIIATLRARGMDAFEAACAGVWIHGRAAERAGDPLIADDLIAALPDLT; encoded by the coding sequence ATGACGCGAACCATCCTTACTCTCGAGCAGATGCGCGAGGCCGAGCAGGCGGCCGAATGCTCGCTCGGCGAATTGATGGAGCGGGCAGGGGAAGCGCTGGCCGAAGCGGTTGCGCTCGGCAGCGCACCGCGCGCCGTGCTGGTGCTCGCTGGGCCGGGCAATAATGGCGGCGACGGCTATGTCGCGGCGCGGCATTTACGCGATCGCGGATTCGACGTGCGGATCGCCGCACTGGCGGACCCCAAGAGCGATCTTGCTGTCGACGCGCGCACGGCATGGGACGGTGAGGTCGAGCGTCTCGGTGACGACACGAAGCCGGCACCGATTCTCATCGATTGCTTGTTCGGGACGGGATTGAGCCGTCCGCTGGACGATGCGCTGGCCGCGACGCTGATGCGCCTTGCCGAGCGGGCCGAATTCACGATCGCCTGCGACCTGCCGAGCGGGATCGAGACCGACAGCGGTGCACTGTTGAGCGACGTGCCAGAATATGACCTGACGCTCGCCTTGGGTGCGCTCAAGCCGGCGCATCGCCTTTCGCCAGCCATGCGGCATTGCGGGCAAGTCGCGGTCGCCGACATCGGCATCGATGCGGCGAGCGACTGGTTCGAGATTGCAGAGCCGGTCCTGCCGCCGGCGCGGCCCGAGGGCCATAAATATGATCGCGGGCTCGTGCAGTTGCTCGCCGGTGAGATGCCGGGCGCGATCGCGCTCGCGGCGAAGGCGGCGGCGCGGTCGGGCGCGGGCTATGTCCGCCTGTTTACATCGCAGCCGATCGAGGGGCTCCCCGACGCGATCGTCCAGACCGACCAGGGCAGCGTGCAGGACGAGCGTATCGGGTGCCTGCTGGTGGGGCCTGGGATGGGAGATATTCCGGTGCTCATTACGCTAGCGCTGACCGCGCCCAAGCCGATCGTGTTCGACGCGGACGCGATCCGGCATGTCGGCGACCCCGAGCGGCTCGTCGGGCACGACGTGATCCTCACGCCGCACGAAGGCGAGCTCAAGGCGCTCTTCGGCGATATCGAAGGCAGCAAGGCGGACCGCGCGCTGGTCGCGGCGCAGCGCTGCCAGAATGTCGTCGTCTACAAGGGCGCCGACACGCTGGTCGCAGCGCCCGACGGGCGGCTCGGCTTCGCGCCCCCCGCGCCCTCCGCGCTGGCGACGGCGGGAACGGGCGATGTGCTGTCGGGGATCATCGCGACGCTCCGGGCACGCGGGATGGACGCGTTCGAGGCGGCCTGTGCCGGGGTTTGGATCCACGGGCGGGCAGCGGAGCGGGCGGGAGATCCGCTGATCGCCGACGATTTGATCGCAGCCTTGCCGGACCTCACATGA
- a CDS encoding uracil-DNA glycosylase family protein, protein MSGMGIEPGQAASLLQWWRDAGVDVAVRGNAPAWLDVAKAPTIAKAPKPRVEERRPAPAPTPAPAPTAKAPALPADGDELDAWLAARCDERGARHVAAVGPVGAPLMIMGDRPDREDVADASPFGGDNGTLANAMIKAMGHDADAIRQALLEPGHLPGERINDHKTLGKLARRQVREASPKALVLFGDATARAVLGEPLAKARGHLHTVEGVPTVATFHPRWLLQRPQDKKLAWNDLLLLMGTK, encoded by the coding sequence ATGAGCGGGATGGGAATCGAACCGGGGCAAGCGGCCTCTTTGCTGCAATGGTGGCGCGATGCGGGCGTCGATGTCGCGGTGCGCGGGAACGCGCCCGCTTGGCTCGACGTCGCCAAGGCGCCGACTATCGCGAAGGCGCCGAAACCACGCGTGGAGGAACGTCGTCCGGCGCCTGCGCCTACCCCCGCCCCGGCACCGACCGCCAAAGCACCGGCCTTGCCCGCCGACGGTGACGAACTCGACGCATGGCTGGCGGCGCGGTGCGACGAGCGCGGTGCACGCCATGTCGCGGCAGTCGGCCCGGTCGGCGCTCCACTGATGATCATGGGCGACCGCCCGGATCGCGAGGATGTCGCCGACGCGAGCCCGTTCGGTGGTGACAATGGCACGCTTGCGAATGCGATGATCAAGGCGATGGGCCACGACGCCGACGCCATTCGACAGGCGCTGCTCGAACCCGGTCACCTGCCGGGCGAGCGGATCAACGATCACAAAACGCTCGGCAAGCTGGCACGGCGACAGGTTCGGGAGGCCAGCCCCAAGGCGCTCGTCCTCTTCGGCGATGCGACCGCGCGCGCCGTGCTCGGCGAACCGCTCGCCAAGGCGCGCGGCCACCTTCACACGGTCGAGGGCGTGCCCACTGTCGCCACTTTTCATCCGCGCTGGTTGCTGCAACGCCCGCAAGACAAGAAGCTCGCTTGGAACGACCTCCTCCTCCTGATGGGAACGAAATGA
- a CDS encoding MAPEG family protein has product MNDYPLLGPVIILVGWTLVMLIWASISIQRGLKTADTKGLTKGARARDLEGRMDDRFSFPRRNYEHLVEQPTLFYAIALALALMGERGIIALSLAWAYVAARILHSIAQGTGGSRTIGFAVSSLALLGLFIIALIAFLN; this is encoded by the coding sequence ATGAACGACTACCCGCTGCTCGGCCCTGTGATCATCCTCGTCGGGTGGACGCTCGTCATGCTCATTTGGGCCAGCATCTCAATCCAGCGCGGGCTCAAGACCGCCGACACAAAGGGACTGACCAAAGGCGCGCGTGCCCGCGATCTCGAGGGACGCATGGACGACCGCTTCAGCTTTCCGCGCCGCAATTACGAGCATCTCGTCGAACAGCCGACGCTGTTCTATGCGATCGCCTTGGCGCTAGCTCTAATGGGCGAACGTGGCATCATCGCCCTCAGCCTCGCCTGGGCCTACGTCGCAGCCCGCATCCTCCATTCCATCGCGCAGGGCACCGGAGGCTCCCGCACGATCGGCTTTGCAGTCTCCTCGCTCGCGCTGCTCGGCTTGTTCATCATCGCGCTCATTGCATTCCTGAACTAG
- a CDS encoding 4-(cytidine 5'-diphospho)-2-C-methyl-D-erythritol kinase — translation MPRPEDGWLREPAPAKINLALHVRGKRDDGYHELETLFAFCTDGDWVSAIVDDGISITTVGPFAAALKGHDNIILKAANALREASGHRGGARLMLDKRLPVASGIGGGSADAAAALRLLTGLWGIDPTHASEVAPDLGADVPACLLSMTSRGTGSGTTLVEEDAGVSGDAVLLVNPGQPVSTAAVFANWDGQDRGALDGDWREGRNDLEAPAIAAVPEIGEVLDWLRNREGVDIARMSGSGATCFALFDSDAARDTAAAAVPDKWWHLASNLR, via the coding sequence ATGCCGCGCCCTGAGGACGGTTGGCTCCGCGAGCCTGCGCCGGCGAAGATCAACCTCGCGCTCCATGTCCGCGGCAAGCGCGACGATGGCTATCACGAGCTGGAAACGTTGTTCGCTTTCTGCACCGACGGTGACTGGGTGAGCGCGATCGTCGACGACGGAATTTCGATCACGACGGTCGGACCGTTTGCGGCGGCGCTAAAGGGCCACGACAACATCATCCTGAAGGCGGCGAACGCGTTGCGCGAGGCGTCCGGTCATCGGGGTGGTGCCCGGCTGATGCTGGACAAACGCCTGCCCGTCGCGAGCGGAATTGGTGGCGGTTCGGCGGATGCAGCGGCGGCGCTGCGCCTCCTGACAGGGCTTTGGGGGATCGATCCAACGCATGCGAGCGAAGTCGCGCCTGACCTGGGGGCCGACGTGCCCGCTTGCCTGCTGTCGATGACGTCCAGGGGAACGGGAAGCGGGACGACACTTGTGGAGGAAGATGCCGGCGTGTCGGGTGACGCCGTCCTGCTGGTCAATCCGGGGCAGCCCGTGTCGACCGCCGCCGTGTTCGCGAATTGGGACGGTCAGGACCGGGGCGCGTTGGACGGGGACTGGCGCGAGGGACGCAACGACCTCGAGGCACCGGCGATCGCCGCGGTGCCGGAGATTGGCGAGGTCCTCGATTGGCTGCGAAACCGTGAAGGCGTCGATATTGCGCGCATGTCGGGGTCGGGGGCGACCTGTTTCGCCTTGTTCGACAGCGACGCGGCGCGCGATACTGCGGCCGCCGCCGTGCCCGACAAGTGGTGGCATCTCGCCAGCAATTTGCGCTAG
- a CDS encoding electron transfer flavoprotein-ubiquinone oxidoreductase, with amino-acid sequence MSDRESMEYDVVIVGAGPAGLSAAIRLKQLAEEKGRDLSVCILEKGSEVGAHILSGAVIDPKALDELIPDWRDKDCPLKVEVNDNNHWVLTKGGKYSIPHLLTPSFMHNKGTYTGSLGNLCRWLAGQAEALGVEIFPGFAAAEVVYNDDGSVKGVATGDMGIAKDGSHRPDYQRGMELHGKYVLFGEGARGHLTKGLVEQFDLRANSQPQVYGIGIKELWDVPADKHQPGRVIHTQGWPLHDAWGGGFLYHQENGQVALGFVVALDYDNPYLNPFQEMQRWKTHPAIRAEIEGGKRVSYGARAINEGGWQSIPTLAFPGGALIGCSAGFVNVPRIKGTHTAMKSGMLAAEAAYEAVAADRRGDVLESYEPAVRDGWIGKELKKVRNAQPAVAKYGSTIGTVIAGFDMWMNQIGIGTPWTMGHHPDHTQMRPKEDVHPIVYDKPDGVLTFDRLSSVYLSNTNHEEDQPSHLTLKDDEVPIAINYKLYDSPEQRYCPAGVYEIVGEDVGDPKLQINAQNCVHCKTCDIKDMTQNINWVVPEGGGGPNYPNM; translated from the coding sequence ATGAGCGACCGCGAATCCATGGAATATGATGTCGTGATCGTCGGTGCAGGCCCCGCAGGCCTGTCCGCTGCGATCCGGCTGAAGCAGCTGGCCGAGGAAAAGGGCCGCGACCTTTCCGTCTGTATCCTCGAAAAAGGCAGCGAGGTCGGCGCGCATATCCTCTCGGGGGCGGTGATCGACCCCAAGGCGCTGGACGAGTTGATCCCCGACTGGCGCGACAAGGATTGCCCGCTCAAGGTCGAGGTCAATGACAATAACCATTGGGTACTGACCAAGGGCGGAAAATATTCGATCCCGCATCTCCTGACGCCCAGCTTCATGCACAATAAGGGCACTTACACGGGAAGCCTTGGCAATCTGTGCCGCTGGCTTGCGGGCCAGGCCGAGGCGCTGGGTGTCGAGATTTTCCCGGGCTTCGCCGCTGCAGAGGTCGTCTATAACGACGATGGCAGCGTGAAGGGCGTTGCGACCGGCGACATGGGCATCGCCAAGGATGGCAGCCATCGCCCCGACTATCAGCGCGGGATGGAGCTGCACGGCAAATATGTCCTGTTCGGCGAAGGCGCGCGCGGGCACCTGACCAAGGGGCTGGTCGAGCAATTCGACCTTCGCGCCAATTCGCAGCCGCAGGTCTATGGGATCGGCATCAAGGAATTGTGGGACGTGCCCGCCGACAAGCATCAGCCGGGCCGCGTGATCCACACACAGGGCTGGCCGCTCCACGATGCGTGGGGCGGGGGCTTCCTGTACCATCAAGAGAACGGGCAGGTCGCATTGGGCTTCGTGGTCGCGCTCGATTACGACAATCCCTACCTCAATCCCTTCCAGGAAATGCAGCGCTGGAAAACGCATCCCGCGATCCGTGCGGAGATCGAGGGCGGCAAGCGCGTCAGCTATGGCGCGCGGGCGATCAACGAAGGCGGCTGGCAGTCCATCCCCACGCTCGCCTTCCCGGGCGGGGCGCTGATCGGATGCAGCGCCGGTTTCGTGAACGTGCCCCGGATCAAGGGGACGCACACGGCGATGAAGTCGGGGATGCTTGCGGCGGAAGCGGCGTATGAAGCGGTGGCGGCGGACCGTCGTGGCGATGTGCTCGAATCCTACGAACCCGCGGTTCGCGACGGCTGGATCGGCAAGGAATTGAAGAAGGTCCGCAACGCGCAGCCGGCGGTGGCCAAATATGGCTCGACCATCGGCACGGTCATCGCGGGCTTCGACATGTGGATGAACCAGATCGGCATCGGCACGCCGTGGACGATGGGTCACCACCCCGACCACACGCAGATGCGGCCCAAGGAAGACGTGCACCCGATCGTCTACGACAAGCCCGACGGCGTGCTGACCTTCGATCGCCTGAGCTCGGTCTATCTCTCGAATACCAACCACGAGGAAGACCAGCCGAGCCACCTGACGCTCAAGGACGACGAGGTCCCGATCGCGATCAACTACAAGCTCTACGACAGTCCCGAACAGCGTTACTGCCCCGCAGGCGTGTACGAAATCGTGGGCGAGGATGTCGGCGATCCGAAGTTGCAGATCAATGCGCAGAACTGCGTCCACTGCAAGACGTGCGACATCAAGGACATGACCCAGAACATCAACTGGGTCGTCCCCGAAGGTGGTGGAGGCCCCAATTATCCGAACATGTAG
- a CDS encoding tetratricopeptide repeat protein yields MEAPIIRTCSLILAASLFATPALASPGPERLDLFFEARTAEALGDRERAAELYVELVESGAADDTLAANALTEAIGIGRFDLARRIAAVERHHDAYNMDGRLWLLMRAIENAEKDGDFSEALTLLTEDVRVSYDFIAPFVRGWAGVANKKAATQDHGLSQLTGMGDELPLRIHAPEQLGYMLLLLSRPDEALPYIEQRLAGARGREAALRLAYADGLAHAGALDEALRLLEGDDGLLVAARKRLSAGKSLGMRIEGPADGLAQLMVALAVQLNNASDPRLPLSFAQLARSVDPQDAEASVVTALLLDAQDRTDEALATLHGVRKTTPLKPQLRDTELQVLLNADRDEEALAIAMVDTERSPALPGVWARLGDAYSNLERWSEAADAYARERTLNPDDWTVLFLEAVAHNEAGDWETSKGLLNSAMALAPQEPVIMNYLGYISLEKGEDLERADALIRAASALAPRDPSITDSLGWAYYKLGRYEQAVEILARAARLDPLQAEIHEHHGDALWKAGRRIEARFAWQAALTTAEEEDRITRLDDKLQLGLTDANAAP; encoded by the coding sequence GTGGAGGCCCCAATTATCCGAACATGTAGCCTGATCCTCGCAGCGAGCCTGTTCGCGACCCCGGCGCTCGCGAGCCCGGGGCCGGAGCGGCTCGACCTGTTCTTCGAGGCGCGGACCGCCGAAGCGCTGGGCGATCGCGAGCGGGCAGCGGAGCTTTACGTCGAGCTGGTCGAATCGGGGGCGGCAGACGACACGCTTGCCGCCAACGCGTTGACCGAGGCGATCGGGATCGGGCGCTTCGACCTCGCGCGCAGGATCGCCGCCGTCGAGCGTCATCATGACGCCTACAACATGGACGGGCGGCTCTGGCTGCTGATGCGCGCCATCGAGAATGCCGAAAAGGATGGCGACTTCAGCGAGGCGCTGACGCTGCTGACCGAGGACGTGCGTGTCAGCTACGACTTTATCGCGCCGTTCGTACGCGGCTGGGCCGGGGTGGCGAACAAGAAGGCCGCCACGCAGGATCATGGCCTGTCGCAGCTGACCGGCATGGGCGACGAGCTACCTCTGCGTATCCATGCGCCAGAACAGCTTGGCTACATGCTCCTCCTGCTCAGTCGTCCGGACGAGGCGCTTCCTTATATCGAGCAACGGCTGGCGGGCGCGCGTGGGCGCGAGGCAGCGCTCCGGCTGGCGTATGCCGATGGCCTTGCGCATGCGGGAGCGCTCGATGAGGCGCTGCGGCTACTTGAGGGGGATGACGGCTTGCTCGTGGCGGCGCGCAAACGCCTGTCGGCGGGCAAGTCGCTCGGTATGCGGATCGAGGGGCCGGCGGACGGCCTCGCCCAGCTGATGGTCGCGCTTGCGGTGCAGCTTAATAATGCATCGGACCCGCGCCTTCCTCTGTCGTTCGCGCAATTGGCGCGTTCGGTCGATCCGCAGGATGCCGAGGCATCGGTGGTCACCGCGCTGCTGCTCGACGCGCAGGACCGGACCGACGAAGCGCTGGCGACGCTCCATGGCGTGCGCAAGACGACCCCGCTCAAGCCGCAATTGCGCGATACCGAATTGCAGGTGCTGCTCAACGCCGATCGCGACGAAGAGGCGCTGGCGATCGCCATGGTCGACACCGAGCGCTCTCCCGCACTGCCGGGCGTCTGGGCGCGACTGGGCGACGCCTATAGCAACCTCGAACGCTGGTCCGAGGCGGCCGACGCCTATGCGCGTGAACGCACGCTCAATCCTGACGATTGGACCGTCCTGTTCCTCGAGGCGGTCGCGCACAACGAAGCGGGAGACTGGGAGACCTCGAAAGGCCTGCTCAACAGTGCGATGGCACTGGCGCCGCAAGAACCGGTTATCATGAATTATCTGGGCTATATCAGCCTCGAGAAGGGCGAAGACCTGGAGCGCGCAGACGCGTTGATCCGCGCGGCGTCGGCCCTTGCACCGCGCGACCCGTCGATCACCGACTCGCTTGGTTGGGCCTATTACAAGCTCGGGCGTTACGAACAGGCGGTCGAGATTCTCGCGCGAGCCGCCCGGCTCGACCCGCTGCAGGCCGAGATTCACGAGCATCATGGCGATGCGCTGTGGAAAGCCGGACGCCGCATCGAAGCGCGCTTCGCCTGGCAGGCGGCGCTGACGACGGCGGAAGAGGAGGACCGCATCACGCGGCTCGACGACAAGCTGCAGCTGGGCCTGACCGACGCCAATGCCGCGCCCTGA
- a CDS encoding lytic transglycosylase domain-containing protein yields the protein MIRFALAGVAFLASPAYAQDPLAPLPRVQESVADPRVQVQTDWNALLSAIEWKRWDEARTRLQAANPADPMWAVAASELYLAADSPRVEGNEIAYLLGLAPDLPDAAQLARLAERRGMSNLPVAGQYRMRTLGSAPRRQRGRSVDDPIANTLRDALAPYIDVNDAAAAESLYRSGLREGLRGDAQSEIAYRVAWIYYLVGNDQQARAIAAEGRAASRGDWHARSAWVEGLASWRLRDCNAASSAFRAAALSTQDRELAAGGHYWSARAEQQCRRPHEVQARMRAAAADAETFYGQVARETLGMTLKPVERIEAPSERDMADVSRKPNVIRAQRLAALGRTQQAETYLKHEATVGDPRLHGALIEMAKRLQLGGAQYWLATNGPRGAAADVDDRYPAPAWRPDNGWRIDPYMAFAHIIQESDFRPYVVSPADAVGLMQVRPGTARDEARRRGQPAPSVADLKRPEVNLDHGQAFIELMRSNGATRDELLRVIASYNAGPVPVQRWANINDMNDPLLWMESLSYWETRHYIPAVLRNYFMYHALVGSRAPALRDLAQHRTPRYPVCGTAGVACSR from the coding sequence ATGATCAGATTTGCGCTGGCAGGCGTCGCCTTCCTCGCCTCTCCCGCATATGCGCAGGATCCGCTCGCTCCCCTGCCCCGCGTGCAGGAATCGGTCGCCGATCCGCGTGTCCAGGTGCAGACCGACTGGAACGCCCTCTTGAGCGCGATCGAATGGAAGCGCTGGGACGAGGCGCGGACACGGCTCCAGGCCGCTAACCCCGCCGATCCGATGTGGGCGGTTGCAGCGAGCGAACTCTATCTCGCCGCCGACAGTCCGCGCGTCGAAGGCAACGAAATTGCCTACCTGCTCGGCCTTGCGCCCGACCTACCCGACGCCGCGCAATTGGCGCGCCTTGCCGAACGACGCGGTATGAGCAACCTGCCGGTGGCCGGACAGTATCGGATGCGTACGCTTGGGAGCGCACCGCGCAGGCAGCGCGGGCGTTCGGTCGATGACCCGATCGCCAATACGCTACGCGATGCGCTCGCACCCTATATCGACGTCAACGACGCGGCCGCCGCCGAATCGCTTTACCGCAGCGGACTGCGCGAGGGACTGCGCGGCGATGCCCAGTCGGAAATCGCCTATCGCGTCGCGTGGATCTATTATCTGGTGGGCAACGACCAGCAGGCTCGGGCCATCGCTGCCGAGGGACGCGCCGCCTCGCGCGGGGACTGGCATGCCCGTTCGGCTTGGGTCGAGGGGCTGGCTAGCTGGCGCCTGCGCGATTGCAATGCCGCCTCGTCCGCTTTCCGTGCGGCCGCCTTGTCGACACAGGACCGCGAACTCGCCGCGGGCGGGCATTACTGGTCGGCGCGCGCGGAGCAGCAATGCCGCCGTCCGCACGAGGTGCAGGCGCGCATGCGTGCCGCCGCCGCCGATGCCGAAACCTTCTACGGGCAGGTCGCGCGCGAAACGCTCGGCATGACGCTTAAGCCCGTCGAACGGATCGAGGCGCCGTCCGAGCGCGATATGGCCGATGTTTCGCGCAAACCCAACGTAATCCGCGCCCAGCGGCTCGCAGCCCTGGGGCGGACGCAGCAGGCCGAAACCTATCTCAAGCACGAAGCGACGGTCGGCGATCCTCGCCTCCACGGCGCGCTGATTGAGATGGCCAAGCGGCTGCAGCTCGGCGGCGCTCAATACTGGCTCGCGACCAACGGTCCGCGTGGGGCAGCCGCCGATGTCGACGACCGTTATCCGGCCCCTGCGTGGCGGCCCGACAATGGCTGGCGCATCGATCCCTACATGGCGTTCGCGCACATTATACAGGAAAGCGATTTCCGTCCGTATGTCGTCAGCCCGGCTGACGCGGTGGGCCTAATGCAAGTTCGGCCCGGCACAGCGCGCGACGAAGCACGCCGACGCGGCCAACCCGCGCCAAGCGTCGCCGATCTGAAGCGCCCTGAGGTCAATCTCGACCACGGACAGGCGTTCATCGAACTGATGCGCAGCAACGGCGCGACCCGCGACGAATTGCTCCGCGTGATCGCGTCCTATAACGCTGGCCCGGTGCCCGTACAGCGCTGGGCGAATATCAACGATATGAACGACCCGCTGCTGTGGATGGAGAGCCTCAGCTATTGGGAGACGCGGCACTACATCCCCGCCGTGCTGCGCAATTACTTCATGTATCACGCGCTGGTCGGCAGCAGGGCGCCCGCACTCCGCGATCTCGCGCAGCATCGTACGCCGCGCTATCCCGTCTGCGGGACGGCGGGCGTCGCCTGTTCGCGCTAA
- a CDS encoding class I SAM-dependent RNA methyltransferase, whose translation MTEVIVKVAARGEGVTASGQYFPMTAPGDVIENGQVAARGPNFQQPPCRHFPQCGGCQLQHLSDAAYAQYCVDRLVVALGKQDLEAEIRPPHLSPPRSRRRASLKALNVGGRIKLGFNEERSHRVVDLAECHILRPEQFALIGPLRDLLRHLVPPKRVAEVHMTLADQGVDLMLSGVRAEGLAAIEGMTDFATSQQLARLTIDEGYGAEPRWAPEPVTITLSGVPVGLPPGAFLQATKDGEEALALAVREAVGEGAILDLFAGLGTFSFALKDREVTAAEAGRDAVLSLQQAARRSGRSVTAQHRDLYRNPFQPNELAGFGSVVLDPPRSGAEAQVRALADSSVSSIAYVSCNPSTFARDARKLIDGGYRLDWVRPVGQFRWSTHVELASRFSR comes from the coding sequence ATGACCGAAGTGATCGTCAAGGTCGCGGCGCGCGGGGAAGGGGTGACGGCGTCGGGGCAATATTTCCCCATGACCGCGCCGGGCGATGTGATCGAAAACGGGCAGGTCGCAGCGCGCGGTCCCAATTTCCAGCAGCCACCATGCCGGCATTTCCCGCAATGCGGCGGTTGCCAGCTGCAGCACCTCTCGGACGCTGCCTACGCGCAATATTGCGTCGACCGGCTTGTCGTGGCGCTGGGAAAGCAGGACTTGGAGGCGGAAATCCGCCCGCCGCATCTCTCGCCGCCGCGAAGCCGGAGGCGTGCAAGCCTCAAGGCACTGAACGTCGGAGGCAGGATCAAGCTCGGTTTCAACGAGGAGCGCTCGCACCGCGTCGTCGACCTGGCGGAATGTCACATCCTGCGGCCCGAGCAGTTCGCGCTGATCGGCCCGCTGCGCGACTTGCTACGCCATCTCGTGCCGCCCAAGCGCGTGGCCGAAGTCCACATGACGCTCGCCGACCAGGGCGTCGACCTGATGCTGTCGGGGGTACGCGCCGAGGGTCTGGCGGCAATCGAGGGCATGACCGACTTCGCGACATCGCAGCAGCTCGCTCGGCTGACCATCGACGAGGGCTATGGGGCGGAGCCGCGCTGGGCACCCGAGCCAGTGACGATCACGCTGTCCGGAGTGCCGGTCGGGCTGCCGCCGGGCGCGTTCCTTCAGGCCACCAAAGATGGCGAGGAAGCGCTGGCGCTGGCCGTTAGAGAAGCGGTGGGTGAGGGCGCCATTCTCGACCTGTTTGCAGGATTGGGGACGTTTTCCTTCGCGCTGAAGGATCGCGAGGTGACTGCAGCGGAGGCGGGGCGCGACGCGGTCCTGTCATTGCAGCAAGCCGCGCGCCGGTCCGGGCGCTCGGTCACCGCGCAGCATCGCGATCTCTATCGCAATCCCTTCCAGCCGAACGAGCTTGCGGGCTTCGGGTCGGTCGTGCTCGATCCACCCCGATCGGGGGCCGAAGCGCAGGTGCGCGCGCTGGCGGACAGCTCGGTGTCCTCGATCGCCTATGTCAGCTGCAACCCGTCCACGTTCGCGCGCGATGCGCGAAAGCTCATCGACGGCGGTTACCGGCTCGACTGGGTGCGACCGGTCGGACAATTCCGCTGGTCGACCCATGTCGAGCTGGCGAGCCGCTTCTCGCGCTAG